The Malus domestica chromosome 10, GDT2T_hap1 genome contains a region encoding:
- the LOC103446447 gene encoding COP1-interacting protein 7, producing the protein MEAPLDHALFQLTPTRTRCDLVIFYGAKSEKLASGLFQPFVSHLKSVKDEISRGGYSITLRPPTQMAPWFTKSTFQRFVRFVSTPAVLERFVSIEKEILQIESSVQPEEGIVSANQSTRKSAGSLEKRGELEEAGDVVKNENSKVCLRRLLETRVALLRKQQAMAYARGLVAGFEIYNMDDLISFSDAFGASRLREACINFKELYKQKQTDGLWIKEVAAVVACSSSDLQFTGASEITLTNEAEVTNQNVMLNLPSSGILSSEKVQAPMPFPHQNSQYFYGSLGHTNQLPPYHGYPFPTMQYFPPHYPRNMQWPPNMDEASYGREPNYHRTQKPSSRRKKKNKTRPEYSGEGNQTESRDSTSETNSDSETHQERKHSDMENSSRKKFKKKSSRKVVIQNINYITPKRRDGNKGGVSDESFSDEVTEKAEVLEVSHESHSQERDVEKSHSMFNGSSNEDLTVRAVVPIDVQDAHFIVKSEDGNSLAERPTLGLNLERTPKKLTVSAAADPLVAMERNGTNDYEVKLEDFQNEENFSSAMERKDCADEDILLLPRSAKSETEIRSAFSASAAESTVTRTVRGEDWFVLNHSRSTEDQKVPMKQTVFDGDCIITSETKSNILVDDSFFIQSRSAVDDMYESPWKTEISMDNNLSLAAQKENGVIDTPQTRTSEPDDLCMILERDSNFESAEISWTIDYGADISFTEANRKRSGVETTDGVDNKPASNGMATNVKSNKVPGPKERCKEAKSNIVRRSLVNNTPDIKSKKIFPTRGPIIQKSKFEKEEEIRQKMEELRIERQKRIAEKTAAGGFSPVAPRRASLEGKTAKGSPKSKLQPTKRTLNL; encoded by the exons ATGGAAGCTCCCCTCGACCATGCTTTGTTTCAGCTCACTCCAACTCGAACCAG ATGTGACTTGGTGATCTTCTATGGAGCCAAATCTGAGAAACTGGCATCTGGGTTGTTCCAACCCTTTGTTTCTCACCTCAAATCTGTAAAAGATGAGATTTCCAGAGGTGGGTATTCCATTACTCTTCGCCCGCCTACCCAAATGGCACCCTGGTTCACCAAATCCACATTTCAAAG ATTTGTGAGGTTTGTTAGCACCCCAGCTGTTCTGGAGAGGTTTGTCAGTATTGAAAAGGAGATTTTGCAGATTGAGAGTTCAGTCCAACCGGAGGAAG GAATTGTATCTGCTAATCAGAGTACAAGGAAATCAGCTGGTTCTTTGGAG aaaaGAGGTGAACTTGAAGAAGCAGGGGATGTTGTAAAAAACGAAAACTCCAA GGTTTGCCTTCGACGCCTTCTTGAAACTCGAGTGGCATTGCTTCGGAAACAGCAAGCCATGGCTTATGCCCGTGGCCTTGTTGCTGGTTTTGAAATCTACAATATGGATGATCTCATTTCTTTTTCGGATGCATTTGGTGCTTCACGCTTAAG GGAAGCATGCATTAACTTCAAGGAATTATACAAGCAAAAGCAGACAGATGGTTTATGGATAAAAGAAGTAGCAGCAGTAGTGGCCTGTTCTTCATCAGATCTGCAATTCACGGGAGCGTCTGAAATTACACTTACAAATGAAGCAGAGGTCACTAATCAAAATGTTATGTTAAATCTTCCCTCTAGCGGTATCCTAAGTAGTGAAAAAGTTCAAGCGCCAATGCCATTTCCGCATCAGAATTCTCAGTACTTTTATGGTTCACTAGGCCATACAAACCAGTTGCCTCCATATCATGGATATCCTTTCCCTACTATGCAGTATTTCCCTCCTCATTATCCAAGGAACATGCAATGGCCTCCCAACATGGATGAAGCAAGCTATGGTCGGGAACCGAATTATCATAGGACTCAGAAGCCATcttcaagaagaaagaagaagaataaaacaCGACCTGAATACTCAGGGGAAGGCAACCAGACTGAGTCCAGGGACTCCACTTCTGAGACTAATTCAGATTCAGAGACACATCAAGAGAGAAAGCATTCTGATATGGAGAATTCATCCAGAAAGAAGTTTAAGAAGAAATCCTCGCGGAAAGTGGTCATTCAAAACATCAACTACATCACACCCAAGAGGAGGGATGGTAATAAAGGAGGAGTTTCTGATGAATCTTTTTCAGATGAGGTGACTGAGAAAGCAGAAGTATTGGAGGTATCCCATGAGTCACACTCGCAAGAAAGAGATGTGGAGAAGAGTCACTCTATGTTTAATGGATCAAGTAATGAGGATTTGACAGTTCGTGCTGTAGTCCCCATTGATGTTCAAGATGCACATTTTATAGTGAAGTCTGAAGATGGTAATTCATTAGCAGAGAGGCCTACTTTGGGGCTCAATCTCGAGAGAACTCCAAAGAAACTAACAGTTTCAGCGGCAGCTGATCCTTTGGTTGCGATGGAGAGGAATGGAACAAATGACTATGAGGTTAAGTTGGAAGATTTTCAGAATGAAGAAAATTTCAGTTCAGCTATGGAGAGAAAAGATTGTGCAGATGAGGACATATTACTTTTGCCGAGATCAGCAAAATCAGAAACTGAAATTAGGTCTGCGTTTTCTGCTTCCGCTGCTGAGTCTACTGTAACCAGGACTGTAAGGGGAGAAGATTGGTTTGTCTTGAATCATTCAAGAAGTACAGAAGACCAGAAGGTACCAATGAAGCAAACAGTTTTTGATGGTGATTGCATCATCACGTCGGAGACAAAAAGCAATATATTGGTAGATGATTCTTTCTTTATACAGTCTCGGTCAGCAGTTGATGATATGTATGAATCACCATGGAAAACAGAAATAAGCATGGATAATAATCTGAGTTTAGCTGCCCAGAAGGAAAATGGAGTTATAGATACTCCACAGACTCGAACATCTGAGCCAGATGACCTTTGCATGATTCTTGAAAGGGATTCCAACTTTGAGTCTGCGGAAATTTCTTGGACTATAGACTATGGAGCAGATATTTCATTTACCGAGGCAAATAGAAAACGTTCTGGTGTTGAGACAACTGATGGTGTGGATAACAAGCCTGCTTCGAACGGTATGGCAACCAATGTGAAGAGCAATAAAGTTCCTGGACCAAAAGAACGCTGTAAAGAAGCAAAGTCTAACATCGTACGGAGATCCCTAGTTAACAACACACCTGAtatcaaaagcaaaaaaatattTCCTACAAGAGGGCCTATAATACAAAAGAGCAAATTCGAGAAG GAAGAAGA